In one Antennarius striatus isolate MH-2024 chromosome 15, ASM4005453v1, whole genome shotgun sequence genomic region, the following are encoded:
- the LOC137608820 gene encoding craniofacial development protein 2-like, translating into MPSVPERDSLGSRANSNAQVASSVAKPTDIATWNIRTMFTAGKMTVIVDEMRRYNISILGLCETRWLQTGEVKLISDESILYSGHSDENAPHMEGVTFILSKESQRALISWEPVNSRIITARFQTTHKIINLHVIQCYAPTNNSDEELKGNFHNQLQHLLQTKFPQPAATSTPDQKRTRHPPTHGDINAKVGSNNNGYEFAIGEQGLGIMNVDEEDICRPVC; encoded by the exons ATGCCGAGTGTACccgaacgcgactcactcgggagccgagcgaactcgaatgcccaggttgcttcctccgtagc GAAACCCACCGACATCGCAACCTGGAATATCAGGACCATGTTCACAGCAGGAAAGATGACAGTCATTGTGGATGAGATGAGGAGATACAACATTTCTATCCTCGGCCTGTGTGAAACTAGATGGCTCCAGACAGGAGAAGTAAAATTGATCAGTGATGAATCCATCCTCTACTCTGGACATTCAGATGAGAATGCACCACACATGGAGGGAGTCACATTTATTCTCTCCAAAGAATCTCAGAGGGCCCTCATTAGCTGGGAGCCCGTCAATTCAAGGATCATTACTGCAAGATTCCAAACTACACATAAAATAATCAACCTCCATGTCATACAGTGCTATGCACCCACCAACAATTCTGATGAAGAACTAAAGGGCAATTTCCATAACCAGCTGCAACATCTACTCCAGACCAAATTTCCACAACCAGCTGCAACATCAACTCCAGACCAGAAAAGAACAAGACATCCTCCTACTCATGGAGACATTAACGCCAAGGTGGGGAGTAACAACAATGGGTATGAATTTGCTATAGGTGAGCAAGGACTAGGCATCATGAATGTAGACGAGGAAGATATTTGCAGACCTGTGTGCTGA